From the genome of Leptodactylus fuscus isolate aLepFus1 chromosome 1, aLepFus1.hap2, whole genome shotgun sequence, one region includes:
- the RNF38 gene encoding E3 ubiquitin-protein ligase RNF38 isoform X4 produces the protein MYSNEDSPSPKRQRLSSSVFDYTAPSPAPSPPMRPWEMSSNRRPPSARPNQHHFSGERCNTPARNRRSPPVRRQRGRRDRLSRHNSISQDENYHHLSYGQQPTVEEPRAFHPPNVSPRMLHPAAHPQQQNAVMVDIHEQIHQGTVPVSYTVTTVAPHGIPLCTGQHIPACSAQQVPGCSVVFSGQHLPVCSVPPPMLQACSVQHLPVPYAAFPPLISSDPFLLHPPHLSPHHHAHLPPPGQFVPFQTQQSRSPLQRIENEVELLGEHLPVGGFTYPPPAHAPTLQPSAPLQFITHDPLHQEVSFGVPYPPFMTRRLTGRSRYRSQQPIPPPPYHPSLLPYVLSMLPVPPTVGPTFSFELDVEDGEVENYEVGALLNLAERLGEAKPRGLTKADIEQLPSYRFNPNNHQSEQTLCVVCMCDFESRQLLRVLPCNHEFHAKCVDKWLKANRTCPICRADASEVHRDSE, from the exons AACGAAGACAGTCCCAGTCCAAAAAGACAGAGACTATCGAGTTCGGTCTTTGATTACACCGCACCCTCACCTGCTCCATCACCGCCAATGCGACCATGGGAGATGTCATCAAATAGGCGGCCTCCTTCGGCCCGACCCAATCAGCACCATTTCTCAGGGGAAAGATGCAACACTCCTGCGCGCAACAGAAGAAG CCCTCCGGTCAGAAGACAAAGAGGAAGAAGGGATAGACTTTCTCGTCACAATTCCATTAGCCAAGATGAAAATTATCATCACCTTTCCTATGGTCAGCAGCCCACAGTAGAAGAACCCAGGGCTTTCCACCCACCGAATGTATCCCCACGTATGCTCCATCCAGCTGCACATCCACAACAGCAAAATGCTGTGATGGTTGACATTCATGAACAG ATTCACCAGGGCACGGTGCCAGTTTCATACACTGTCACAACGGTAGCACCACATGGAATCCCTCTTTGTACTGGACAGCACATCCCTGCCTGCAGTGCACAACAGGTTCCAGGTTGTTCTGTGGTCTTCAGTGGACAGCACTTACCGGTCTGCAGTGTGCCTCCTCCG ATGCTTCAAGCTTGTTCGGTTCAACATTTACCTGTTCCCTATGCTGCTTTCCCTCCTCTTATTTCCAGTGACCCATTCCTGTTACATCCACCTCACCTTTCCCCACATCACCATGCACATCTGCCCCCTCCTGGCCAATTTGTGCCCTTCCAGACACAACAGTCTCGCTCG cCTCTACAGAGGATAGAAAATGAAGTAGAACTGTTGGGTGAACATCTACCTGTAGGAGGATTTACATATCCTCCGCCTGCTCATGCACCCACGTTACAACCCTCTGCGCCCTTACAGTTCATAACCCATGATCCTTTACACCAGGAGGTTTCTTTTGGAGTt CCATATCCTCCTTTTATGACTCGAAGACTAACTGGTCGTAGCAGATATCGATCACAGCAGCCAATACCGCCACCACCTTACCATCCAAGCCTTTTACCTTATGTTCT ATCAATGCTTCCAGTGCCTCCTACTGTGGGACCAACGTTTAGCTTCGAGTTGGATGTAGAAGATGGAGAGGTGGAAAACTATGAGGTTGGT GCATTGCTAAATCTTGCTGAAAGACTGGGAGAAGCTAAACCACGAGGATTAACAAAAGCAGATATAGAACAGCTTCCTTCGTATAGATTTAACCCAAACAACCACCAATCGGAGCAGACCTT GTGTGTAGTATGCATGTGTGATTTTGAGTCAAGGCAACTTCTAAGAGTCTTACCGTGCAACCATGAATTCCATGCCAAGTGTGTCGACAAGTGGCTTAAG GCAAATCGTACCTGCCCTATATGTCGAGCTGATGCTTCAGAAGTGCATCGTGATTCAGAATGA